The following coding sequences are from one Lycium ferocissimum isolate CSIRO_LF1 chromosome 3, AGI_CSIRO_Lferr_CH_V1, whole genome shotgun sequence window:
- the LOC132050765 gene encoding uncharacterized protein LOC132050765 yields MSRPMEEDAPGKNEEEEFNTGPLSVLMMSVKNNTQVLINCRNNRKLLGRVRAFDRHCNMVLENVREMWTEVPKTGKGKRRLILARMPAPYGESSTFKMFGGPGANPRI; encoded by the exons GGGAAAAATGAGGAAGAGGAGTTCAATACTGGCCCACTTTCCGTCCTGATGATGAGTGTTAAGAATAACACACAG GTGCTCATCAACTGTAGAAACAACAGGAAACTTCTTGGTCGTGTGAGGGCATTTGATCGTCACTGCAACATGGTGCTTGAAAATGTTAGAGAAATGTGGACTGAG GTGCCCAAGactggaaaaggaaaaagaaggctAATCCT GGCGAGAATGCCTGCTCCATATGGGGAATCCAGCACGTTCAAGATGTTCGGCGGCCCAGGGGCAAATCCTAGGATTTGA
- the LOC132049294 gene encoding thioredoxin-like 1-1, chloroplastic isoform X2 — MSIGIRNAPKWWEKGLQPNMKEVTGAQDLVDSLLSAGDKLVVVDFFSPGCGGCKALHPKICQLAEMNLDVQFLHVNYEELKSMCYSLHVHVLPFFRFYRGAEGRLCSFSCTNATIKKFRDALTKYGADCCSLGPVKGLEEKELLALAANKDLSFAYTPKTEEPVPVVALQEDMVIKTSTSSHPNTFPPLPLPLPLPLASTSHKAKSNSMSEVC, encoded by the exons ATGAGCATTGGAATCAGGAACGCTCCAAAATGGTGGGAGAAAGGGCTTCAACCTAACATGAAAGAGGTGACTGGCGCCCAAGACCTTGTTGACTCCCTTTTAAGCGCCGGGGATAAACTAGTGGTTGTTGATTTCTTTTCCCCTGGCTGTGGAGGATGCAAAGCCCTTCATCCAAAG ATATGTCAGTTAGCAGAGATGAATCTGGATGTGCAGTTTTTGCATGTGAACTATGAGGAACTCAAGTCGATGTGTTACTCACTGCATGTACATGTTCTCCCATTTTTCCGTTTCTATAGAGGGGCTGAAGGTCGTCTTTGTAGCTTTAGCTGTACCAATGCCACG ATAAAAAAATTCAGGGATGCATTGACAAAGTATGGCGCAGATTGTTGCAGCCTTGGACCAGTTAAAGGGCTTGAGGAGAAAGAGCTACTTGCACTAGCAGCAAACAAGGACCTATCTTTTGCATACACACCAAAGACAGAAGAACCAGTACCTGTTGTTGCCTTACAAGAAGATATGGTGATAAAAACAAGCACTTCATCTCATCCAAATACATTTCCCCCTTTACCACTTCCCCTCCCTCTTCCCCTCGCATCAACTTCACATAAGGCCAAAAGCAACTCGATGAGTGAAGTTTGCTAA